A part of Candidatus Omnitrophota bacterium genomic DNA contains:
- a CDS encoding ABC transporter ATP-binding protein, with product MNAIEFTNVWKKFRKGEKFNSLRDAIPNLFKREDSSLTLEDKEFWAVKDVSFNIEKGGVIGIMGPNGSGKSTTLKLLSRIMEPNKGDIKINGRLSALIEVTAGFHPELTGRENVYLNATILGMRKKEIDDKFDEIVEFSGVGEFIDTPVKRYSSGMYSRLGFSVAAHMEPDILLVDEVLSVGDIAFQAKCAQKIRELLKSGATIVLVSHQLGMIQSLCDRVILLQNGAVVRDGAVGDVIPLYQNIVLENREKELRHRMNVLNKQLKDDARPLMDITEVHFSKGAPGHKDTFDIGDSLELTLEYAVREQIDSPIFIVDLVRSDGVVCSHARSDEAGANPGILDGRGRLKIDLGKLYLAPGVYMAKLSVWDRNLIHTYVVRSKDILRIASNNRHSQTDAVLLPEIKWEFSG from the coding sequence ATGAACGCTATCGAATTCACCAATGTTTGGAAGAAGTTTAGAAAAGGGGAGAAGTTCAATTCTCTTCGCGACGCCATCCCGAATCTTTTTAAAAGGGAGGACAGCAGTCTGACCCTTGAGGACAAAGAATTCTGGGCGGTCAAGGATGTGAGCTTCAACATTGAAAAGGGCGGCGTCATCGGCATTATGGGTCCCAACGGTTCCGGGAAAAGCACGACCCTCAAGCTGCTCTCCCGCATCATGGAGCCCAACAAAGGGGACATTAAGATCAACGGCCGGCTTTCGGCCCTGATCGAGGTCACCGCCGGGTTCCATCCCGAACTGACCGGCCGGGAAAACGTTTACCTCAATGCCACCATCCTGGGGATGCGCAAGAAGGAGATTGACGATAAATTCGATGAGATCGTGGAGTTCTCGGGCGTCGGAGAATTCATTGATACGCCGGTCAAACGGTATTCCTCGGGGATGTATTCACGGCTCGGGTTCTCGGTGGCGGCGCACATGGAACCGGACATCCTTTTGGTCGATGAAGTTTTGTCGGTCGGGGATATCGCGTTCCAGGCCAAATGCGCCCAGAAAATCCGCGAACTTTTAAAGTCCGGGGCCACGATCGTGCTCGTTTCCCATCAGTTAGGCATGATCCAGAGCCTGTGTGACCGGGTCATCTTATTGCAGAACGGGGCAGTAGTCCGCGACGGGGCCGTCGGCGATGTGATCCCGCTGTATCAGAACATTGTGCTTGAAAACAGGGAAAAGGAGTTGAGGCACCGCATGAATGTCTTGAACAAACAGTTGAAAGACGACGCGCGGCCTTTGATGGACATCACGGAAGTCCATTTCTCTAAAGGGGCGCCCGGCCATAAAGACACGTTCGATATCGGCGATTCCCTGGAGTTGACACTGGAATACGCGGTGAGAGAGCAGATCGACAGCCCGATATTTATCGTGGACCTTGTCAGGTCCGATGGTGTTGTGTGCAGTCACGCGCGCTCTGATGAGGCGGGAGCCAATCCCGGCATTCTTGACGGCCGGGGGCGGCTGAAGATTGATCTGGGGAAATTATACCTGGCCCCGGGAGTTTACATGGCCAAACTTTCGGTATGGGACAGAAATTTGATCCACACCTATGTGGTCCGCAGCAAGGACATCCTTAGGATTGCGTCGAACAACCGCCACAGTCAGACGGACGCGGTTCTCTTGCCGGAGATTAAATGGGAATTTAGCGGATAA